The Nitrospira sp. genome has a segment encoding these proteins:
- a CDS encoding DNA polymerase III subunit alpha has protein sequence MTAPPFVHLHVHSDYSPMRGVSPLEELCLSAQRQGLPTMALTDTNGLYGAIRFVEQAKQLGFRPVLGTELTTDDHRAILLAKTPGGYANLCRVLSERHCNPSFDVLSSVSRYRDGLIIFTDDEAALMAWAKDSRQDLYVELTPGPAMHDTLLFSRHIDLPPVATNRVYFSHADDFVTHRLLRAIALNTTLSRLLERACCAPRQWLMPSALMASQFPHVPDALENSVRIAETCYSDWRFGEAIFPAFRRLTDEEAFLTLKAKTYAGAQDRYGVITQEVRDRIEKELTIIRGKRFAHYFLVVEEIVTASKRTTCGRGSVAASIVSYCLHITHVDPIKHHLFFERFLNPGRKDPPDIDIDFAWDERDNVLKWVFEQYGDRQAAMVANQNGLGFRAAIREVAKVYGMPGEEIGRMSSHVVRQKDLLGFSTPPTNEQWLHRLSQILRLKAPWPEILALALKAQNHFRHLSMHCGGIVIVPDEIRRYVPVEYTAKRLPVIQWEKDQTEDAGLVKIDILGNRSLAVIRDALAAIATHTGRTIDYETWDPLNDAATQEAIRRGNTIGCFYIESPATRLLLRKLWTGMPPHRRAVANVFEYLVMVSSLVRPATNPFVEEFIRRAQAGSCAFWHPKLKGVLNETHCIMTYQEDVSKVAMALADFSIDDADQLRKVLSKKHKAKQLQDYRAQFFRGAEENKVPLGTIKQIWAMIMSFAGYSFCKPHSASYAQVSFKSAYLRTHYPAEFIAAVISNQGGFYSTFAYISEARRMGLAILLPDINESDWAYHGEGERLRMGLMQVKTIPKELGERIIEERTGNGSYRSLHDFLRRVKPEPTHARALVRAGCCDSIAGELTRPALMWRLYAGSDFTSSPLPIPDDYSAARKRAQEIESFGFLASRHPLTLYRKQIERLRPVPASQMHRYVGRCITMVGLLITEKAAETKHGHAMEFITLEDSTALYDATLFPEVYRRCCHLLSPNQPYVVRGLVEEAFGVVTLTVLDLQSLEPIWGENRGQPARHEHASDRLCP, from the coding sequence ATGACGGCGCCTCCGTTCGTGCATCTGCATGTCCATTCCGATTACTCGCCAATGCGCGGTGTGTCGCCGCTGGAAGAACTCTGCCTCTCGGCACAGCGGCAAGGATTGCCCACCATGGCCTTGACTGATACGAACGGATTGTACGGAGCGATCCGTTTTGTCGAGCAAGCGAAGCAACTGGGGTTCCGACCGGTTCTCGGCACTGAACTGACCACCGATGACCATCGGGCGATTTTGCTGGCCAAAACACCGGGCGGCTATGCCAACCTCTGTCGGGTGCTGTCGGAGAGACATTGCAATCCCTCGTTCGACGTTCTTTCATCAGTCTCACGCTATCGTGATGGTCTCATCATCTTCACGGACGACGAAGCGGCGCTCATGGCTTGGGCCAAAGACTCGCGGCAAGACCTCTATGTCGAATTGACGCCGGGACCTGCTATGCATGATACCCTCCTCTTCAGCCGTCATATCGATCTTCCGCCCGTCGCTACCAATCGCGTGTACTTCTCTCATGCAGATGACTTTGTTACGCATCGCCTGTTGCGCGCCATTGCCCTCAACACGACTCTGTCACGACTACTCGAAAGAGCCTGTTGCGCACCGAGGCAATGGCTGATGCCTTCCGCGCTCATGGCATCCCAGTTTCCTCACGTTCCGGATGCGTTGGAGAACAGTGTCCGCATCGCAGAGACCTGCTACAGCGACTGGCGTTTTGGCGAGGCGATCTTTCCTGCCTTTCGCCGGCTGACCGATGAAGAAGCGTTTTTGACACTCAAAGCCAAAACCTATGCCGGTGCACAGGATCGATATGGTGTCATCACACAAGAGGTTCGTGACCGGATTGAAAAAGAGTTGACGATCATTCGAGGGAAACGCTTCGCTCACTATTTTCTTGTCGTGGAGGAAATTGTGACGGCGTCAAAACGGACCACCTGTGGCCGCGGTTCAGTCGCAGCATCAATCGTTTCGTACTGTCTTCACATCACCCACGTTGACCCGATCAAACATCATCTCTTCTTCGAACGGTTTCTCAATCCAGGCCGGAAAGATCCACCGGACATCGATATCGATTTTGCATGGGACGAGCGCGACAACGTTTTGAAATGGGTGTTCGAACAGTACGGCGATCGCCAGGCCGCCATGGTGGCAAACCAAAACGGTCTTGGGTTCCGGGCAGCCATCCGCGAGGTCGCCAAGGTGTACGGCATGCCGGGCGAAGAAATCGGCAGGATGTCTTCACATGTTGTCCGTCAAAAAGATCTCCTCGGTTTTTCCACTCCGCCAACCAACGAGCAATGGCTTCATCGGCTGTCACAAATCCTACGGTTGAAAGCCCCGTGGCCTGAGATTCTGGCTCTGGCACTGAAGGCACAGAACCACTTTCGTCATCTTTCCATGCATTGTGGTGGAATCGTCATCGTACCGGATGAAATCCGACGCTACGTGCCGGTGGAATACACGGCCAAGCGCTTGCCGGTCATCCAGTGGGAAAAGGACCAGACGGAGGACGCGGGACTCGTGAAGATCGATATCCTAGGCAACCGGTCGCTCGCTGTGATTCGAGATGCCCTCGCGGCCATCGCCACGCATACGGGCCGAACGATCGACTACGAAACCTGGGACCCGCTGAACGATGCCGCCACGCAGGAGGCGATCCGACGCGGCAACACGATCGGCTGCTTCTACATCGAATCGCCCGCCACGCGCCTCTTATTGAGAAAACTATGGACCGGCATGCCGCCGCACCGCCGCGCAGTGGCCAATGTCTTCGAGTATCTCGTCATGGTCTCGTCTCTGGTCAGACCTGCGACCAATCCTTTCGTCGAAGAGTTTATCCGCAGAGCGCAAGCAGGGTCATGCGCCTTCTGGCATCCCAAACTGAAGGGAGTTCTGAACGAAACACATTGTATCATGACGTATCAGGAAGACGTCTCGAAAGTGGCGATGGCACTGGCAGATTTCTCAATCGACGATGCCGACCAGCTCCGAAAAGTATTGAGCAAGAAACACAAGGCCAAGCAGCTACAGGATTACCGCGCCCAATTCTTTCGCGGTGCAGAGGAAAACAAAGTACCGCTCGGAACAATCAAGCAGATCTGGGCGATGATTATGAGTTTCGCAGGCTATAGTTTTTGCAAACCTCACTCGGCCAGCTATGCGCAGGTGTCGTTCAAATCCGCCTATCTCCGCACTCACTATCCGGCAGAATTCATCGCCGCCGTCATCAGTAACCAAGGTGGCTTTTACTCAACCTTCGCGTACATCTCGGAAGCTCGCCGCATGGGACTGGCGATCCTCCTGCCGGACATCAACGAGAGCGACTGGGCCTACCACGGCGAAGGCGAGCGGCTGCGGATGGGCTTGATGCAGGTGAAGACGATTCCGAAAGAACTCGGCGAAAGGATTATCGAAGAACGCACAGGGAATGGCTCCTATCGGTCGCTTCATGATTTTCTGAGACGTGTGAAGCCGGAACCGACCCATGCCAGAGCATTGGTCCGCGCCGGCTGCTGTGACTCCATCGCCGGCGAGCTGACAAGGCCGGCCTTGATGTGGCGACTGTACGCGGGAAGCGATTTCACCTCAAGTCCCTTACCGATTCCGGATGACTATTCAGCCGCTCGGAAACGAGCCCAGGAGATCGAGTCGTTCGGCTTTCTGGCCAGCCGCCATCCCCTGACCCTTTACCGCAAGCAGATTGAACGGCTGCGGCCGGTGCCCGCCTCCCAAATGCATCGCTACGTCGGTCGGTGCATCACCATGGTCGGCTTGCTGATAACGGAGAAGGCGGCTGAGACCAAGCACGGCCATGCCATGGAATTCATCACCCTCGAAGACAGCACCGCCCTTTACGATGCCACGCTGTTTCCCGAGGTCTATCGCCGCTGCTGTCATCTGCTTTCGCCAAACCAGCCGTACGTGGTTCGAGGACTCGTGGAAGAAGCATTCGGCGTCGTGACACTGACCGTGCTGGATCTCCAATCGTTGGAACCAATATGGGGCGAGAACCGAGGCCAACCGGCCCGACATGAGCACGCCAGCGACCGATTATGCCCATGA